Part of the Pseudanabaena sp. BC1403 genome, AGTTCTTCAATTTTATTGAGTAATTGTTGATAGGACGCTGCATCTTGGACGACTAATTCTGCTTTACCATTGATGGTTAATACGATGGGATGTCCAGTATTTCTCATCTGGGTGATGAGTTCGTTG contains:
- a CDS encoding type II toxin-antitoxin system prevent-host-death family antitoxin, giving the protein MINLSQDIQPLSTFKRNTNELITQMRNTGHPIVLTINGKAELVVQDAASYQQLLNKIEELKAIVGVEK